In one window of Brassica rapa cultivar Chiifu-401-42 chromosome A07, CAAS_Brap_v3.01, whole genome shotgun sequence DNA:
- the LOC103829924 gene encoding cytochrome P450 71B5 isoform X1: MSIFICFLLLFPLLLIFSKKLLPSKEKLPPGPTGLPIIGNLHQFGRFLHKSLHKISQEYGPVMLLHFGVVPVIIVSSKEGAEEVLKTHDLETCSRPKTVGTGLFTYNFKDVGFAPFGENWREMRKIMVLELFSQKKLKSFRYIREEESELLVKKVSNSANEKPTSSVDLRKVIFSYAASIICRLAFGQNFHECDFVDMERVEELVLESETNLGSLSLADFFPAGWLIDRISGQHSRLNKAFAKLTTFFEHVIDDHLKTGQPQDHSDIISVMLDMINKPNKVGSFQVTDDHLRGVMSDVFLAGVNAGAITMIWTMTELSRHPVVMKKLQEEIRATLGPNKERITEEDLEKVEYLKLVIEETFRLHPPAPLLLPRLTMSDIKIQGYNIPKNTMIQINTYTIGRDPKNYTKPEEFIPERFVDNPIEYKGKHFELLPFGAGRRVCPGMATGIAMVELCLLSLLYFFDWSLPEGMTIKNIDMEETGAFVIAKKVPLELVPNLHRW; encoded by the exons ATGTctattttcatttgttttctCTTACTCTTCCCTCTCTTGTTGATTTTCTCTAAAAAGCTTTTACCGTCGAAAGAGAAGCTTCCTCCTGGACCTACCGGTCTACCGATAATCGGAAACTTGCACCAGTTTGGAAGATTTCTTCACAAATCTCTTCACAAAATCTCCCAAGAATATGGACCAGTGATGCTTCTCCATTTCGGGGTAGTCCCCGTGATCATTGTCTCTTCCAAAGAAGGAGCTGAGGAAGTGCTCAAGACTCATGATCTTGAGACCTGTAGCCGACCTAAGACTGTTGGGACGGGGTTGTTTACTTACAACTTTAAAGACGTTGGTTTTGCTCCTTTTGGTGAGAACTGGAGAGAGATGAGGAAAATCATGGTGCTCGAGCTCTTTAGTCAGAAAAAACTCAAGTCCTTCAGGTATATTAGAGAGGAAGAGAGCGAGTTGTTGGTCAAGAAGGTGTCAAATTCAGCTAATGAGAAACCAACCTCATCAGTTGATTTGAGAAAAGTCATTTTCTCATATGCGGCCAGCATCATTTGTAGACTCGCTTTTGGACAGAACTTCCACGAGTGTGATTTTGTGGATATGGAGAGAGTAGAAGAGTTGGTGCTTGAGTCAGAGACCAACCTCGGCTCGTTGTCGTTGGCCGACTTCTTCCCTGCGGGATGGCTAATTGACCGGATCTCCGGCCAGCACTCGAGGCTGAACAAAGCCTTTGCCAAACTCACCACTTTCTTTGAGCATGTGATTGATGATCATTTGAAGACTGGACAACCCCAAGATCACTCAGACATCATCAGTGTCATGTTGGATATGATCAATAAGCCCAATAAAGTCGGTTCTTTTCAAGTCACCGATGACCATCTCAGAGGAGTCATGTCG GACGTGTTTTTGGCTGGAGTAAACGCAGGAGCCATCACAATGATATGGACAATGACAGAGCTAAGCAGACATCCGGTAGTTATGAAAAAACTCCAAGAAGAGATTCGAGCAACACTCGGACCCAACAAAGAGAGAATCACAGAAGAAGATCTAGAGAAAGTTGAGTACTTGAAGCTGGTGATCGAGGAAACATTCAGATTACACCCACCAGCTCCTCTCTTGCTCCCAAGGCTTACAATGTCCGACATCAAGATTCAAGGCTATAACATCCCCAAGAACACCATGATCCAAATCAACACTTACACGATAGGACGTGATCCCAAAAACTATACAAAACCAGAAGAGTTCATCCCCGAGAGGTTTGTAGATAACCCTATAGAATATAAAGGTAAGCATTTTGAGCTATTGCCATTCGGAGCCGGACGTAGGGTCTGTCCTGGGATGGCCACGGGGATCGCCATGGTTGAGCTCTGCCTTCTCAGCCTTCTTTACTTCTTTGATTGGAGTTTGCCTGAAGGAATGACGATTAAAAACATTGACATGGAGGAAACCGGAGCTTTCGTCATCGCCAAGAAAGTTCCTCTAGAACTCGTACCAAATCTTCATCGCTGGTGA
- the LOC103829924 gene encoding cytochrome P450 71B5 isoform X2, whose protein sequence is MSIFICFLLLFPLLLIFSKKLLPSKEKLPPGPTGLPIIGNLHQFGRFLHKSLHKISQEYGPVMLLHFGVVPVIIVSSKEGAEEVLKTHDLETCSRPKTVGTGLFTYNFKDVGFAPFGENWREMRKIMVLELFSQKKLKSFRYIREEESELLVKKVSNSANEKPTSSVDLRKVIFSYAASIICRLAFGQNFHECDFVDMERVEELVLESETNLGSLSLADFFPAGWLIDRISGQHSRLNKAFAKLTTFFEHVIDDHLKTGQPQDHSDIISVMLDMINKPNKVGSFQVTDDHLRGVMSVSMNNPFPLIRATLGPNKERITEEDLEKVEYLKLVIEETFRLHPPAPLLLPRLTMSDIKIQGYNIPKNTMIQINTYTIGRDPKNYTKPEEFIPERFVDNPIEYKGKHFELLPFGAGRRVCPGMATGIAMVELCLLSLLYFFDWSLPEGMTIKNIDMEETGAFVIAKKVPLELVPNLHRW, encoded by the exons ATGTctattttcatttgttttctCTTACTCTTCCCTCTCTTGTTGATTTTCTCTAAAAAGCTTTTACCGTCGAAAGAGAAGCTTCCTCCTGGACCTACCGGTCTACCGATAATCGGAAACTTGCACCAGTTTGGAAGATTTCTTCACAAATCTCTTCACAAAATCTCCCAAGAATATGGACCAGTGATGCTTCTCCATTTCGGGGTAGTCCCCGTGATCATTGTCTCTTCCAAAGAAGGAGCTGAGGAAGTGCTCAAGACTCATGATCTTGAGACCTGTAGCCGACCTAAGACTGTTGGGACGGGGTTGTTTACTTACAACTTTAAAGACGTTGGTTTTGCTCCTTTTGGTGAGAACTGGAGAGAGATGAGGAAAATCATGGTGCTCGAGCTCTTTAGTCAGAAAAAACTCAAGTCCTTCAGGTATATTAGAGAGGAAGAGAGCGAGTTGTTGGTCAAGAAGGTGTCAAATTCAGCTAATGAGAAACCAACCTCATCAGTTGATTTGAGAAAAGTCATTTTCTCATATGCGGCCAGCATCATTTGTAGACTCGCTTTTGGACAGAACTTCCACGAGTGTGATTTTGTGGATATGGAGAGAGTAGAAGAGTTGGTGCTTGAGTCAGAGACCAACCTCGGCTCGTTGTCGTTGGCCGACTTCTTCCCTGCGGGATGGCTAATTGACCGGATCTCCGGCCAGCACTCGAGGCTGAACAAAGCCTTTGCCAAACTCACCACTTTCTTTGAGCATGTGATTGATGATCATTTGAAGACTGGACAACCCCAAGATCACTCAGACATCATCAGTGTCATGTTGGATATGATCAATAAGCCCAATAAAGTCGGTTCTTTTCAAGTCACCGATGACCATCTCAGAGGAGTCATGTCGGTTAGTATGAATAATCCCTTCCCTTTA ATTCGAGCAACACTCGGACCCAACAAAGAGAGAATCACAGAAGAAGATCTAGAGAAAGTTGAGTACTTGAAGCTGGTGATCGAGGAAACATTCAGATTACACCCACCAGCTCCTCTCTTGCTCCCAAGGCTTACAATGTCCGACATCAAGATTCAAGGCTATAACATCCCCAAGAACACCATGATCCAAATCAACACTTACACGATAGGACGTGATCCCAAAAACTATACAAAACCAGAAGAGTTCATCCCCGAGAGGTTTGTAGATAACCCTATAGAATATAAAGGTAAGCATTTTGAGCTATTGCCATTCGGAGCCGGACGTAGGGTCTGTCCTGGGATGGCCACGGGGATCGCCATGGTTGAGCTCTGCCTTCTCAGCCTTCTTTACTTCTTTGATTGGAGTTTGCCTGAAGGAATGACGATTAAAAACATTGACATGGAGGAAACCGGAGCTTTCGTCATCGCCAAGAAAGTTCCTCTAGAACTCGTACCAAATCTTCATCGCTGGTGA